One genomic window of Macaca mulatta isolate MMU2019108-1 chromosome 8, T2T-MMU8v2.0, whole genome shotgun sequence includes the following:
- the GOLGA7 gene encoding golgin subfamily A member 7 isoform X1, whose amino-acid sequence MRPQQAPVSGKVFIQRDYSSGTRCQFQTKFPAELENRIDRQQFEETVRTLNNLYAEAEKLGGQSYLEGCLACLTAYTIFLCMETHYEKVLKKVSKYIQEQNEKIYAPQGLLLTDPIERGLRVIEITIYEDRGMSSGR is encoded by the exons ATGAGGCCGCAGCAGGCGCCGGTGTCCGGAAAGGTGTTCATTCAGCGAGACTACAGCAGTGGCACACGCTGCCAGTTCCAGACCAAGTTCCCTGCGGAGCTGGAGAACCGG ATTGATAGGCAGCAGTTTGAAGAAACAGTTCGAACTCTAAATAACCTTTATGCAGAAGCAGAGAAGCTTGGCGGCCAATCATATCTCGAAGGTTGTTTGGCTTGTTTAACAGCATATACCATCTTCCTATGCATGGAAACTCATTATGAGAAG gttttgaaGAAAGTCTCCAAATACATTCAAGAGCAGAATGAGAAGATCTATGCTCCACAAGGCCTCCTCCTGACAGACCCCATTGAGCGAGGACTGCGAGTT ATTGAAATTACCATTTATGAAGACAGAGGCATGAGCAGTGGAAGATAA
- the GOLGA7 gene encoding golgin subfamily A member 7 isoform X2, with protein sequence MRPQQAPVSGKVFIQRDYSSGTRCQFQTKFPAELENRIDRQQFEETVRTLNNLYAEAEKLGGQSYLEGCLACLTAYTIFLCMETHYEKVLKKVSKYIQEQNEKIYAPQGLLLTDPIERGLRVFRLKLPFMKTEA encoded by the exons ATGAGGCCGCAGCAGGCGCCGGTGTCCGGAAAGGTGTTCATTCAGCGAGACTACAGCAGTGGCACACGCTGCCAGTTCCAGACCAAGTTCCCTGCGGAGCTGGAGAACCGG ATTGATAGGCAGCAGTTTGAAGAAACAGTTCGAACTCTAAATAACCTTTATGCAGAAGCAGAGAAGCTTGGCGGCCAATCATATCTCGAAGGTTGTTTGGCTTGTTTAACAGCATATACCATCTTCCTATGCATGGAAACTCATTATGAGAAG gttttgaaGAAAGTCTCCAAATACATTCAAGAGCAGAATGAGAAGATCTATGCTCCACAAGGCCTCCTCCTGACAGACCCCATTGAGCGAGGACTGCGAGTT TTTAGATTGAAATTACCATTTATGAAGACAGAGGCATGA